The DNA sequence ATAGAATATTATGGGCAAATATTAGGTGCGCTATATACAACACCTACGGTAGGACTTAAGCCTTCATCTAAAACTTTATTTCCAGAAGCATCAAATACTTGATAAGTAACTTCTTCATCATAACTTCCTTCATTAAAAGATATTTCCAAATCACTTTCCGTAGGAACTAAAACTTTAACAGTACCGGTTCCACCGCTATCTAAAGTTACTTCGCCTACAACAATATCTCCAGCAACTGTAAATGTTAATGAAGCGCCATTCCAGCCATCTGCATAAGCGTCTTGCATATCAACAGTCCATTCGCAAGGTGTTCCAAGAACAATGATATCTTCAATGCTACTTACCTCAGATTCTAAACCATTAAAGGCTTTTTCTTTAACTGTTACGGTAACAAGATCTTCTTTTTGTGTAAAAAGGATACCCATTTTGTCTGTTCTTCCCTCAATAGGTTTTAGTTCAGCTCCTGAAACTGTCCAGATATATTCTGAACCACCTCTAGGTGGCGACACACTATAGATTAATTCTGAACCAACAAAACCAACACTAGGACCATTAAAATTAAAGATTTCAGGGATTACTTTGCCTGAATCACTTTCTAATTTATCATCATCTTCACAAGACAAAATGAATAGCGATGAAGCGATGAATATTAAACTATATGTAAAAAGTTTATTGAATTTTTTCATTTTTTTATTTTTAGAATTAAACAAAATTACCAGCCTCCATTAGAAACATCAATTCCATCAGCATTACTTACACCTCCAATGGTGTAATTTTCATATCCTCCTGCTAAAAGGTAAGCTCCTGGTACTGGTAAATGTAAAGGGGTACCTATTTGTAATAGGTCATTTTTTCTCATTTCAAAGAAACCAATTCCCATACCGGATGTTAATAATTCAATAGATCTTTCGTAATGGATGGCATCTACGACTTCATCAAAAGAAGCGGTTTCACTAAGTGGTGTTAATTCACCTCTAAGAACACGAGAAGATGCGTTTATAATAGTAACTGCATCCGCTATAGCACCTCCAGACCTTAAAATAGCTTCGGCTTTATATAAATCGTTCTCAGCAATTAGCATTTCAGGTACAGCAGCTGTTTGCTCTGATACAAAAATTTCTTCATCATATCGAGAATGTCTGTAGTTAGAGTAATGATATGTACCTCTATCAGGTCTAAAACCTTGACTATCTAAATACTCAAAGTCTGTATCCAATCTACTATCATTGCTAGTTGCTGGATCCAATATGGATGCAGAGGCAGGCCAACGAGCAGGACTTGAAGGGTCTAAAAGATTAACAACTCGCATATCAACTCGTGCCCATCCTGATACATTAGCATAGTATAGCCATTCGCTCCACCAATTTACAGCCCCATCCCATAATATTTCAACATCATAGGTTATTCCGTTGTTGGCATAATTTAAAACTTTATCCCAATCTAAAGCATCCCGTTGAGTTGAATTTCTTGGTGTATTTGCTAATAATCTAGCGCCCATAGAGTTTAAAAACTCTGACCATTCTTCACTTGTTAATGATAAACCATTTATAGCATCTACAGTAAACGTGTTGTTATCTGCCAATTCTATAGCTCTATCTAATTTTTCAAGAGCAACATCCATAGCTAAAGCAGGACTTGTAGCTTCGCTATCAAATAATGGACCTGTTTCATCTACAATCCATACACGATCATAAACCAAAGCAATGTAACCTATAGCGACCGCTTGACCAAATCTAGCTAAAGATTCAGTTTTAGCAGGGTCTTCTGTAGCAAGCGTCCCTTCATTGATGTTTTTAATAACAGTAGATTGGTTTGCAAGTAGCGTGTATAGTGCTGTGTAATAATCTTCGGAAGCAGAAGCATTAGAGTACCCGGGGTTATTATCCCAAGCTTTTCTTGGTTCTCCAGACATATCGTTCATACCTTGATTTCCATGAGAACAAGTTCGCATATCTGCCATAGTTGTTAACATTAATGCTGGGCCATCATATGAATTAACAGCACTAAACCAAGATTGGAATGCACTTAAAGCTGTAGCTTCACTTGCTACTTCCTCTGGTGTTGGATTGGCAGTATAAGGCGTATCCAAAGAGGCATCAAAATCATCACATGAACTGAAAACAGCCAAGATGAATAGAAATATTGTATATAATTTAAAATTTTTCATAGTCTTAAAATTTAAACAGGATTGATAGTTTGTAACTTGAAGTTACAGGGTAAGAATTCTGATCTACAGCAAAATATTGTTGTGTGCTTGAATCATATAGCTGTACTTCTGGGTCCCAACCAGAATAATCTGTAAAGGTTAATAAATTAGTTCCTGTAAGTCCCACTCTTATTGAATCAAAAAATCCATTTGCAACACCAGCTAATTGGTCTTTTTGTAAAGTGTAGAATAAAGAAACTTCTCTAAGTTTAACATAAGTACCGTCTTCTACCCAGTATTTGTAATCTTGATTTACAGCATATAAACCTTGGTAGTAATTGATAGATTTCTTTTCAGACTCTGCATAGCCAGACTGATCCATCATAACATGTCTATTGTCACGAGTTAACCATTGTGCATTTCTGTTGTAAATATCCCCGCCTTGTTTCCAATCTACAAGCATGTATAATCCGAAATTTTTGTAGCTAAAATCATTTCTAAATCCAACTTTAAAATCTGCATTAGCATTACCAATATCTCCTAAGACTTTGTCGCCATTTTCATCAACTAAATCAATAGGTTTTTCTAAAGAAGTTCCAATAGTATTTCTTTCAACTACTATACCATCTCTATTAACTACATAATCATCAATAGATGCACCTGTAGGTAATTGGTCAGCCATTTGGTCAAGATTGCTTACAAATTGATATCCCCACATAGTTCCGTGTTCAATGCCTTCTTCAATTCTAAAAACTTCACCAGCATAATTAACCGTGGTAGCGGTTCCATCATCATCATTAGGTCCTACTGTTTGTGGACTAACATTTAGCTTGGTAACTTCGTTGGATGAAGTATCAAATATGATGTTGGTATTCCATTTAAAGTCTCCATCTCTAAAAATATCTGCACCTAAACTCATTTCTATTGTTTCGAATTCAAGTGTTCCAGCATTTACCCATTGTTTGTCATAACCACCTGAAAGTGGTGGAAATAAATCAACTAACATAAATTGGTCTTCTGTTTTTGATTGTGAGTAAACCGCTTCAAAGTTAATTCTGTTAAATAATTTTGTTGAAAAACCAAATTCTAATTCTGAAGTTTGTGATGGTTTTAAATCTGGGTTTGCTGCTATACTAAGACCTAAAACACCACTTTCAATTAGTTTTCTTCTATATTGCCAGTCATATCCTGGTCTTTGACCAGCTGTACCATAAGCAACATGGAATTTCATTTCGTCAATATTGTCTATATTTAAATCTTTTGAGATTCTGTAGGCCCCAGACACACGATAATAATTATTCCATTTCTCATTTTCACCAAAGGTAGATGATCCATCTGTTCTGAACATGGCATCCAAAATATAGCGGTCTTTATAATCTAAACCAATAATACCAAATACGTTTCTAGCATTTATTGATTCTTCGTCTGATGATATAAATGCGTCTTGATAGTTATCTAATGATATTGCTTCACCATCATATATTTGGTTAGATCCATAGGAGTCAAATTCTGAATAATCGCTATCCTCCATTAAATAACTCAATTTAGAGGTTACATTTAATTCGTCAAATTGTTTATAGAAATTTAACGTGAATTGTGCTTTTTGCGATGTGTTTCTAGAATGGAACATGTAGTAGTTTCCTTGTATACTTTGTGTAAACAAAGTCGCTTGCGTTCCTCCAGTTGTTAGATTTTCATTGGAGTTGAAATCTGTATATTTAGAGTCGTAAGTTTCAATAGCATACTCTGCATCAAAATTTAAATAATCAGTAAATTTAAGATTCACTTTATAAGAGCCTAGAAACTTATTTATAGTTTCTCTTTCAGGATTTGACCAAAGTGGATAAATAGGATTGGTTGATGTTTCTTCAAATCTATTAGGAACCAGTACGTAAGGTTGCCCATTAAGATTTGTTCCGTTTAAATTAGAATCTGGTTGAGAGATAAGTAAATCAAAAAATATGTCACCAGTACCACCTGGAGCTTGGTCGTTTGTTCTAATAAAGTTGTTGTAAGCATCTAAAGTTAACCAATCATTGATTTTATAATTGGCATTTAATCTAGCAGCAACTCTTTCGTAACCTTTTGTTTCTTTTAATACTCCTTCAGTATCACTTTTTTCAGCAGAGAAAAATACATTTGATTTTTCACTACCAGATGATGCTGAAACATATAAATTAGAAGTAGTTCCAGATCTGAAGAAATCTTTTTGAGGATTATATAAAACGCCATATGGATTGTCTGCGTATTGATCATCACTTTCTATTCTAGAACCTGATATGCCACTGTAATCTACGTTGTCATAGTTTGCAGGGTAGTTTATGCCTTCGTATTTAGTATATATACCTTTGTAGTTCTCCCAATCTGACGCTAATTGATAGTGGTGAGAATTACTTGTTTCAACAAAATTGTTTAATCTAGAGAACCCAATTTCAGATTTTAAAGTAACACTTACTACACCTTCTTTACCTCTTTTAGTTGTAATAACAATAACACCATTCCCTGCGCGAGAACCATAAAGAGCAGATGCCGAAGCACCTTTTACAACCTCAATAGAGGCGATGTCATCAGAATTTACATCTTGTAGTCCCCCTTCAACAAATACACCATCTACAATTACTAATGGTGCTTGAGAACCAAAGAAATTATTAGCTCCTCTTAATTGAATATTGGCCCCTTGTCCTGGTTGTCCTAAATTGGTTACATTAACACCTGCAACTTTACCTTGTAAAACACTTGCGGCAGATGTGGTTGGTATATCTTGAAGATCTTTTTCTCCAACTTTGTTTACAGTTACAGATAATTTGTTTCTTGAAGTTGCACCAGCAACACCAGTAATGACAATTTCATCAAGTGAGGTTGCGTCTTCTGTTAGTGTAACATTAATTGTGTTTGATTCTCCTACTTTGACTTCTTTTTTAGTATATCCAATAAAACTAAAAACAAGAGTAGACCCTTGGTTTGCTGTTATTGAATATTTACCATCGAAATCTGTTGAAGTACCATATGTACTTCCTTTTACTAAGACTGTAGACCCAGGAAGCGGTAAACCAGAGTTGTCTGATACGATACCTGTAATAGTCTTTTCTTGTGCGAACGTTAGTTGCACGACAAACGCTAACAATAGCGTTAGTATTCCACTAAACTTTGTTTTCATGTTATAATTATTTGAATTAGTCAACGTAAAAATCTTAATAATAAGTTAATAAAACAATAAATAATGGTTAAAATTTATTGTTATTGATAAGATGATTAAAAAAATGGGTGTATTTTCAGAAATTAGCAACAAGGCTTATGTGTATTTTGGAATTAGATACTTTGAATGGGCTGCCCTCATTTTTTCCATTGGCATAATTGAATTTTAGCAAGCCAGATTTTGTTAAAATTCCGAACCCAAAACCATAGCCGTAAAGTTTTTCTTTGGTGTTATTTATTTGGTTTTCAAAATACGCTATATCGGTAATAGAATGTAAGTATATGTTGCTGTTAAGTTGGTAGCGGTATTCAATATTTGTTAAGCCATAAAAGGAAGCTAATATGCTATTTTCTTCAAAACCTCTTATGGAATTAATGCCACCAAAGCGTAATAATTCATTCTCAAAATAAGTGTTTGAAATTATGTTTTTTGCGTTCATTCTTAAAAAAACACTATTTTGGTTGTTAAGCGCTATTATTTTGTAACTATCAATGAGCCATTGGGTTTGTTTTTCAGAGGTTTCTAGTGTTTTTCGTTTGCCAATACCTGTTTCCAAATATAAGGCTGTTTTTATAGGAAATAATAGATTTTGATGCTGAGATTTTAAGTATTGGTACTCAAAGGTGGCATAATTTGATTTGTAATCTTCTATAAATAAAGTGGAAGTTGTGTTTAAAAGATTATTAGATTCAACGGAAGAAATACCTGTTGATATTTTGTGTTTAGGGTTTATTTGATAGTGTATTTTAGCTGATTGATTGACAGTGGTAAAACTGCTGTCTTTTTTAAAAATATTTAATTGAAAATCTATGCCAATAGGGGTGTTAAATAAATAAGGGAGACTTAAATCTGCATTAAAGGTTTTTTGGTCATTTTCATCACTTTTATATTCAAGTTTAAAAGTTTCACCATAATTTAAGTTGTTTTCAAGGCTTAGATTAACATAACCATCAAACGCTAATTTAGTAGTTTCTTCATTAGTGCCAAAACCTAAAAAACCATCAAAGCCATTACTTTTTGTTTTTTTTATATACATATATAGGGTAGTAGAATCTTTTGAAAACAAAACTTCAGGAGGCTTGATTGTGTTAGCAAATCTTAAATTGTTTAATTGTGCTGCTTTTTCTTTTATTTCTTTTAGGTTGAAAATCTTATTCTTTTTAATTTTTAAATAATGTTTCAAATACGCTTTTGGAAAATTTTCATAGCCTTTAATGATAATATTGTTTAGCAGTCGTTTTTGAGTTTTTGATTCAATTATTAAATCTGCTTTTAGTTGATTGTTCTTTTTTACTTCAATTTGAGATAAATATAATTTAGAAAAAGGAAATCCTTTTTCTATAAGTTTAGAGTTTAAATGTGTTAAAATGCTTTCGGTGTTTTCAATATCAATCACAAAATAATTGTCATGCATGGTTTTAGAAATGAATTGAATCATTGAAGGTTCAATTACATTTTTATTGTAGTATATATATATGGTGTTGTATTTTGTTTTTAATTGAATTGTTGCAACAAAAGTAGAATCGTTAATTTGATCAATTGTGTCAAGACTATTCTCAATATATCCTATTTTATATAGTTGTTTTTGTAGTGCGTTAACTTCTTGTGTTATGGAAGTGTAATTTATGTGTTTTTTTTTGTAGTCTATTTTTTTTAGTATTTCAATATCATCATTGCTTTTTCCATTAATTTTTAGATGTAAATTTTGGCAAAATGCTTCCAAAGAAAAAAAGGTATATATAATAAGGAGTAAATATGATGTTTTCAGCACGTTGAAATTCAGCTTTGTTTTTGTGTAAATCTAACGGAAAAAGAACACTTATAATATGGGAGTCGAAATATTTTTTGAAAACTCTTAAAAATTAATGAATTAGGATTTGAATTATTCATTTTAATTTTTACCTTTGCAGCCCTCTTAAAAGAGGATTTTAAAATTTATATATAATATATATGCCAACAATTTCACAATTAGTAAGAATAGGAAGAGCCAAAATAACCAAGAAGAGTAAATCGGCTGCTTTAGATTCTTGTCCGCAAAGACGTGGTGTGTGTACTCGTGTTTACACGACAACTCCAAAAAAACCTAACTCAGCAATGCGTAAGGTAGCAAGGGTTCGTTTGACAAACGGTAACGAGGTTAATGCATACATTGGTGGAGAAGGACACAATCTACAAGAGCACTCGATAGTATTGGTTAGAGGTGGAAGGGTAAAAGATTTACCAGGAGTTAGATATCACATTGTACGTGGTGCTTTAGACACGGCAGGTGTTTCGGGTAGAACGCAACGTAGATCTAAGTATGGTGCTAAACGCCCTAAGAAGTAATTAAAACTTTAAGAAGAAGACATGAGAAAAAGAGCAGCAAAAAAGAGACCGCTTTTACCGGATCCACGTTTTAACGATCAGTTAGTAACTCGTTTCGTTAACATGATGATGTGGGATGGAAAAAAGTCTGTCGCTTTTAAAGTATTCTACGATGCAATTGATATTGTAGAGTCTAAAAAAACTGACGAAGAAAAAACAGCTTTAGAGGTGTGGAAAGATGCTTTGTCTAATGTGATGCCTCACGTAGAAGTGCGTAGCCGTCGTGTTGGAGGTGCAACATTTCAAATCCCAATGCAAATTCGTCCAGACCGTAAAGTTTCTACAGCAATGAAATGGTTGATTAGCTATTCACGTAAAAGAAACGAAAAATCTATGGCGCAACGTTTAGCTTCAGAAATTTTGGCAGCAGCTAAAGAAGAAGGAGCGGCCGTTAAGAAAAGAGTAGATACTCACAAAATGGCAGAAGCCAATAAAGCATTCTCTCACTTTAGATTTTAATAGGACATGGCAAGAGATTTAAAATTAACAAGAAATATAGGTATTGCTGCGCATATTGATGCAGGAAAAACTACAACAACAGAGCGTATTCTTTTTTATACGGGGGTGTCTCATAAAATTGGAGAGGTTCATGATGGGGCTTCAACAATGGACTGGATGGAACAAGAGGCAGAAAGAGGTATTACTATTACTTCTGCTGCAACAACTTGTGACTGGGTGTTTCCTAAAGAAAATGGAGAGCCAACCGAAGATGCGCAAAGTTATCATTTTAATATTATTGATACTCCAGGTCACGTTGATTTTACCGTAGAGGTAAATCGTTCTTTACGTGTACTTGATGGTCTTGTATTCTTATTTAGTGCAGTTGATGGTGTAGAGCCTCAATCTGAAACTAACTGGAGACTAGCTGACAACTATAAAGTGCCTAGAATTGGTTTCGTTAATAAAATGGACCGTCAAGGATCTAACTTTTTAGGTGTTTGTCAACAAGTAAAAGATATGTTAAAGTCTAATGCAGTGCCAATTGTTTTGAATATTGGTGATGAAATTGACTTTAAAGGTATTGTAGATTTAGTTAAAAACAGAGCTATTGTATGGCATGATGATAACTACGGGTCTACATTTGATGTTATTGACATTCCTGAAGATATGAAAGAAGAAGCTCGTAAATATAGAGCTTTGTTAATCGAAGAAGTTGCATCTTACGATGAAAACTTATTAGAGAAATTCATGGAAGATGAAGATTCTATTACAGAAGAAGAAGTGCACGCTGCACTTAGAGCTGCTGTAATGGATATGGCTATTATACCAATGGTATGTGGGTCTTCATTCAAAAATAAAGGGGTACAGTTTTTATTAGATGCTGTATGCCGTTACTTACCTTCTCCTTTAGATAGAGAAAGTGTTGTTGGAACAAATCCAGATACAGATAAAGAGGAAAGACGTAAGCCGTCAGTGAACGAACCTTTTGCTGCTTTAGCTTTTAAAATTGCTACAGATCCTTTTGTTGGACGTTTAGCTTTCTTTAGAGCATATTCAGGTCGTTTAGATGCAGGTTCTTATATTTTGAACAACCGTTCAGGTAAAAAAGAGCGTATCTCTCGTATATACCAAATGCACTCAAATAAGCAAAATGCTATCGATTTTATCGAAGCAGGAGATATTGGTGCAGCAGTAGGATTTAAAGATATCAAGACTGGTGATACCATGTCTGATGAAAAACATCCAATTGTTTTAGAATCTATGGACTTCCCTGATCCGGTAATTGGTATTGCGGTAGAGCCTAAAACTAAAGCAGATGTTGATAAAATGGGTATGGCTTTAGCTAAGTTGGCTGAAGAAGATCCAACATTCACAGCAAGAACTGACGAAGCTTCAGGACAGACTATTATTTCTGGAATGGGTGAGCTTCACTTAGATATTATTGTAGACCGTCTTAAACGTGAGTTTAAGGTAGAGGTAAATCAAGGGCAGCCACAAGTAGAGTACAAAGAAGCTATTACACAACGTGCAGAACACAGAGAAGTTTATAAGAAACAATCTGGTGGACGTGGTAAATTCGCAGATATTGTATTTACATTAGAACCTGCAGAAGAAGGAAAAGTTGGTTTAGAGTTTGTTTCTGAAATTAAAGGAGGTAACGTTCCTAAAGAATTTATCCCTTCAATCGAGAAAGGATTCAAAATGGCCATGGTTAATGGTCCATTGGCTGGATATGAAGTAGATGCTATGAAAGTAACATTAACTGATGGATCTTACCATGATGTGGATTCAGATCAGTTATCTTTCGAATTGGCTGCGAAACTTGGATTTAAAAATGCTGCAAAAGCTGCAAAAGCAGTAATTATGGAGCCAATCATGAAACTTGAGGTGATTACACCTGAAGAAAACATGGGTGACATTGTAGGAGATTTAAATAGACGTCGTGGACAAGTTAGTGATATGGGTGACAGAGCCGGAGCAAAAACAGTAAAAGCTACTGTGCCACTATCGGAAATGTTTGGTTATGTTACAACTTTAAGAACATTATCATCTGGTCGTGCAACGTCTACTATGGAATTTTCACATTATGCTGAAACACCTTCTAATATATCAGAAGAAGTTATTAAAGCTGCTAAAGGCATTGAATCGTAAATCTTAAGAAAATGAGTCAGAAAATCAGAATAAAATTAAAATCTTACGATCACAATTTAGTAGATAAATCTGCTGATAAGATTGTAAAAACAGTAAAAAGTACAGGTGCCGTGGTAACAGGACCAATTCCATTACCTACACATAAGAAAATTTTCACTGTATTACGTTCTCCACACGTAAACAAGAAATCAAGAGAACAATTTCAATTAAGCTCTTATAAGCGTTTACTTGATATTTATTCTTCATCATCAAAAACTATTGATGCCTTGATGAAACTTGAATTACCAAGTGGTGTTGAAGTAGAGATTAAAGTATAAGTAAATTATCGCTAAGCACAGTCTAAGCGAAACATGTCCTGAGCTGCGTGCAAGGGAAAAACGGTAAAAATACAATTCAAGGCTGAATGTATTTTCAGCCTTGAGTTTTAAATAACAAATAGTAATAATTAATAAATAATAAATATGTCTGGGTTAATTGGAAAAAAAATCGGTATGACCAGCATTTTCGATGAAAAAGGGAAAAATATTCCTTGTACAGTAATCGAAGCTGGACCATGTATCGTTACCCAAGTCAGAACTGAAGAAGTTGACGGCTATGAAGCTATTCAACTTGGTTTCGATGACGCGACAGAAAAAAGTGCTACTAAAGCGGACTTAGGTCATGCTAAAAAAGCAGGAACTTCTGTAAAACGCAAAATCGTAGAATTCCAAGGTTTTGATAAGGAGTACAAATTAGGTGATGCTGTAACGGTAGAGCACTTTATTGAAGGTGAATTTGTTGATATTTCTGGAGTTTCTAAAGGAAAAGGATTTCAGGGTGTTGTAAAACGTCATGGTTTTGGTGGTGTAGGTCAAGCTACTCACGGTCAGCATAATCGTTTAAGAGCTCCAGGTTCCATTGGCGCCGCTTCATATCCTGCGAGAGTTTTCAAAGGAATGAAAATGGCCGGAAGAATGGGTGGAGAAACAGTGAAAGTTGAAAATTTAAGAGTTTTAAAAGTAGTAGCAGATAAAAATCTACTCGTTGTAAAAGGGTGTGTACCCGGACACAAAAATTCTTATGTAATTATTAGAAAATAATGAAAGTAGCAGTTTTAGATATAAACGGAAAAGACACAGGTAGAAAGGCAGACCTTTCTAAAGATGTGTTTGCTATTGAGCCTAATAATCACGCTGTGTATTTGGATGTTAAACAATATTTAGCAAACCAAAGACAAGGAACTCACAAATCGAAAGAAAGAGCTGAGATTTCAGGTTCTACACGTAAGATTAAAAAGCAAAAAGGTACTGGTACAGCAAGAGCAGGTAGTATTAAGTCTGGTGTATTTAAAGGTGGAGGTCGTATGTTCGGTCCTAGACCAAGAAACTACAGCTTCAAACTTAATAAAAACTTGAAGCGTTTAGCACGTAAATCTGCCTTCAGTATCAAAGCAGGAGAACAAGCTATCACGGTTTTAGAAGACTTTAATTTTGATACTGTAAAGACTAAGAACTTTACAGCCGTTTTAAAGGCTTTAAACCTTGAAGATAAAAAAACACTGTTTGTGTTGGGTGGCTCAAATAATAACGTATATTTGTCCTCGCGCAATTTAAAAAGCTCTGAAGTTGTAACGTCTTCAGAATTAAGTACTTATAAGATTTTAAATGCAAATCAAGTAGTGCTTTTAGAAGGAGCTTTAGCAGGAATTGAATCAAACTTAAGTAAATAGAAACCATGAGTATCTTAATTAAACCTATAATCACAGAAAAAGCGACAGCAGATAGCGAGTTAAGAAATTGCTATACTTTCGCGGTGAATACTAAGGCGAACAAGGTAGAAATCAAAAAGGCTGTGGAAGCAACCTATGGCGTTTCTGTTGAAAAAGTTCGTACTATAAATGTCCGTCCAGATCGTAGTACCAAGTACACAAAAACTGGTATTCAACATGGTAAAACAAATGCTGTTAAAAAAGCACTTGTACAACTGGCGGAAGGTGAAATGATTGATTTATACAGTAACATGTAATTAAAGACTAATGTCAGTAAGAAAATTAAAACCAATCACACCAGGACAGCGATTTAGAGTAGTTAATGGATTTGACGCCATTACTACTGATAAGCCGGAGAAAAGTTTACTTGCTCCGAATAAAAGGTCTGGTGGTAGAAACAGTCAAGGAAAAATGACCATGCGCTATATTGGTGGAGGTCATAAAAGAAAGTATCGTATTATCGATTTCAAAAGAGACAAAGCAGGTATTCCTGCCGAAGTGAAATCAATAGAATATGATCCAAACAGAACTGCTTTTATAGCTTTATTGAATTATCAAGATGGCGAAAAAAGATACATTATTGCTCAAAATGGTTTGCAAGTTGGGCAAAATGTAGTGTCAGGTCAAGAGGGTATTGCTCCAGAAATTGGAAACTCAATGCCGCTTAGCCAAATTCCATTAGGAACTATTATTTCTTGTGTAGAGTTACGTCCAGGTCAAGGAGCTATTATGGCTCGTTCTGCTGGAGCTTTTGCTCAGTTAATGGCAAGAGATGGTAAATTTGCAACTATTAAATTACCTTCAGGTGAAACAAGATTAATTCTTGTTAACTGTATGGCTACTATAGGTGTTGTATCTAATTCAGATCACCAATTGTTAGTGTCTGGTAAAGCAGGTAGAACAAGATGGTTGGGCAGACGTCCGCGTACTAGACCAGTTGTAATGAATCCTGTTGATCATCCAATGGGTGGTGGTGAAGGTAAATCTTCTGGTGGACACCCTCGTTCTAGAAATGGTGTTCCAGCTAAAGGATACAGAACCCGTTCTAAAAAGAATGCAAGTAATAAATATATTGTAGAACGTAGAAAGAAATAAGACATGGCAAGATCATTAAAAAAGGGACCTTACGTTCATTATAAATTAGAGAAAAAAGTTGCTGTAAATGTTGAAACTAACAAAAAAACAGTTATCAAAACTTGGTCTAGAGCCAGTATGATTACTCCTGATTTTGTTGGACAAACGATAGCAGTGCACAATGGCCGTCAATTTGTACCTGTATATGTTACAGAGAACATGGTTGGTCATAAACTTGGAGAATTTTCACCAACACGTTCATTCCGTGGGCATGCAGGTGCTAAAAATAAAGGTAAAAAATAGTAAGCAATGGGAAGTCGTAAAAAACAAATGGCAGACGCTATTAAGGAAGGGAAAAAGCAAGTGGCTTTTGCAAAACTTAATAACTGTCCTACATCACCAAGAAAAATGCGTTTAGTAGCCGATTTAGTAAGAGGTGAACGCGTAGAAAAAGCGCTTAATATTTTGAAATTCAACCAAAAAGAAGCTTCTGGTAAATTAGAAAAATTGTTATTGTCTGCTATTGCAAACTGGCAATCTAAAAATGAAGAGGCTAATCTTGAAGAAGCTGAATTAATCGTAAAAGAGATTAGAGTTGATGGCGGATC is a window from the Pseudalgibacter alginicilyticus genome containing:
- the rpsG gene encoding 30S ribosomal protein S7 codes for the protein MRKRAAKKRPLLPDPRFNDQLVTRFVNMMMWDGKKSVAFKVFYDAIDIVESKKTDEEKTALEVWKDALSNVMPHVEVRSRRVGGATFQIPMQIRPDRKVSTAMKWLISYSRKRNEKSMAQRLASEILAAAKEEGAAVKKRVDTHKMAEANKAFSHFRF
- the fusA gene encoding elongation factor G; the encoded protein is MARDLKLTRNIGIAAHIDAGKTTTTERILFYTGVSHKIGEVHDGASTMDWMEQEAERGITITSAATTCDWVFPKENGEPTEDAQSYHFNIIDTPGHVDFTVEVNRSLRVLDGLVFLFSAVDGVEPQSETNWRLADNYKVPRIGFVNKMDRQGSNFLGVCQQVKDMLKSNAVPIVLNIGDEIDFKGIVDLVKNRAIVWHDDNYGSTFDVIDIPEDMKEEARKYRALLIEEVASYDENLLEKFMEDEDSITEEEVHAALRAAVMDMAIIPMVCGSSFKNKGVQFLLDAVCRYLPSPLDRESVVGTNPDTDKEERRKPSVNEPFAALAFKIATDPFVGRLAFFRAYSGRLDAGSYILNNRSGKKERISRIYQMHSNKQNAIDFIEAGDIGAAVGFKDIKTGDTMSDEKHPIVLESMDFPDPVIGIAVEPKTKADVDKMGMALAKLAEEDPTFTARTDEASGQTIISGMGELHLDIIVDRLKREFKVEVNQGQPQVEYKEAITQRAEHREVYKKQSGGRGKFADIVFTLEPAEEGKVGLEFVSEIKGGNVPKEFIPSIEKGFKMAMVNGPLAGYEVDAMKVTLTDGSYHDVDSDQLSFELAAKLGFKNAAKAAKAVIMEPIMKLEVITPEENMGDIVGDLNRRRGQVSDMGDRAGAKTVKATVPLSEMFGYVTTLRTLSSGRATSTMEFSHYAETPSNISEEVIKAAKGIES
- the rpsJ gene encoding 30S ribosomal protein S10; protein product: MSQKIRIKLKSYDHNLVDKSADKIVKTVKSTGAVVTGPIPLPTHKKIFTVLRSPHVNKKSREQFQLSSYKRLLDIYSSSSKTIDALMKLELPSGVEVEIKV
- the rplC gene encoding 50S ribosomal protein L3; translation: MSGLIGKKIGMTSIFDEKGKNIPCTVIEAGPCIVTQVRTEEVDGYEAIQLGFDDATEKSATKADLGHAKKAGTSVKRKIVEFQGFDKEYKLGDAVTVEHFIEGEFVDISGVSKGKGFQGVVKRHGFGGVGQATHGQHNRLRAPGSIGAASYPARVFKGMKMAGRMGGETVKVENLRVLKVVADKNLLVVKGCVPGHKNSYVIIRK
- the rplD gene encoding 50S ribosomal protein L4, encoding MKVAVLDINGKDTGRKADLSKDVFAIEPNNHAVYLDVKQYLANQRQGTHKSKERAEISGSTRKIKKQKGTGTARAGSIKSGVFKGGGRMFGPRPRNYSFKLNKNLKRLARKSAFSIKAGEQAITVLEDFNFDTVKTKNFTAVLKALNLEDKKTLFVLGGSNNNVYLSSRNLKSSEVVTSSELSTYKILNANQVVLLEGALAGIESNLSK
- the rplW gene encoding 50S ribosomal protein L23; this encodes MSILIKPIITEKATADSELRNCYTFAVNTKANKVEIKKAVEATYGVSVEKVRTINVRPDRSTKYTKTGIQHGKTNAVKKALVQLAEGEMIDLYSNM
- the rplB gene encoding 50S ribosomal protein L2; the protein is MSVRKLKPITPGQRFRVVNGFDAITTDKPEKSLLAPNKRSGGRNSQGKMTMRYIGGGHKRKYRIIDFKRDKAGIPAEVKSIEYDPNRTAFIALLNYQDGEKRYIIAQNGLQVGQNVVSGQEGIAPEIGNSMPLSQIPLGTIISCVELRPGQGAIMARSAGAFAQLMARDGKFATIKLPSGETRLILVNCMATIGVVSNSDHQLLVSGKAGRTRWLGRRPRTRPVVMNPVDHPMGGGEGKSSGGHPRSRNGVPAKGYRTRSKKNASNKYIVERRKK
- the rpsS gene encoding 30S ribosomal protein S19, translating into MARSLKKGPYVHYKLEKKVAVNVETNKKTVIKTWSRASMITPDFVGQTIAVHNGRQFVPVYVTENMVGHKLGEFSPTRSFRGHAGAKNKGKK